The genomic DNA CAGCATAGTGTACATCTACTGAAAATGTTCCCGTCTTGAAGAACGTCAGAGCCTTCACGCTAGGTATCGAATTTCCTTTTTGGAAAACAATAGTGCTTTGTTGATTGTCTGCTCCATTTTGGGCATCCGGAGCAGCGCCTTTCCATGACAAGGCAATGGGGAATGGGAAGCTCTCATTGACCTTCATTTTCAAATTTTGTTAGCACAGAAAAATGATTTCAATAGTAAGACAAAACAAAAATGACCCAAGGTTTCAATTGCAGCACAAAGGTTACATATTTACATATTTGAAACAAAAGCAGAAACAGAACTAACACGTGAAGGCAATATTGAGGTGTACAACAAAATCAACAGCACTGACGAGAAGAAATATTTACCTGAAATTCCCTCACTTTAAAAGTAGGGCTTAGAATAGCACATTCCAATGCACAACCTTTTGCAACACATTCGCTAGCGTTCATTGTACGCCTAGGCTCCTTACCAAAGAACTCGGTCAAAATTTTCATTATTGCAGGTACACGGGAGCCAGAACCAACAACCTCAACAGCATAAATACTATCTACAGTTAGCCCTGCCTCTGAAAGAGCTTTCTCCAATGGCTTCTTGACTCTTTCCAGTATGGGTATGCTAATCTGTTCGAACTCATCTCTTCTGATAAAACCTCTAACGTCCTTTTCATCCATCAGGCACTCTATATTCAAAGGTGCCTCCGGATTTGCACTAAGAACCTTCTTCAATTTCTCACATGCAGCGCGAAGCCTTAGGCAAGCCCTAGCATTTTGATTAACATCGATCTTGTATTCAGTTTTAAATTTTTCAACAAAATGCTGAAAGAGTACTTCGTCAAAATCTCTACCACCAAGGGATCGGTCAAATGCATGGGCCAATATTTTAAGCTGGCCTTTCTTCAAACCAGCAACACATACTTGCATACTAGCATGACCAATATCTACGAATGCAACATTTAACTGGTCATTCTCTGGCAAATCTGTCTTGTAGATACCATATGCAAGAGCAGTAGCTGTCGTTTCATGAATAAGTCGAAGTGGGTGCAACCCTGCAATTGTAGCAGCATCTAGAACGGCACGTCTTTGAAGATCAGTAAAATAAATAGGAATCCCAATGCAACAATCCACCACGGCTGCATTTAAATTCTTCTCTGCTATAATTTTCAGATCTGAAAAGACCATTCCCAATACTTGGGTTGGAGTAAAACTTCTCCTTTCTCCAAGATATTGAACATTGATTAACGGATATCCATCAGGACCTTCAGTTACAGAAAAAGGCAGCGACTTGATATCCCTCTGCAACTCAGGATCAGAAAACTGGCGTCCAATAAGCCGCTTAATCTGAGAAATTGTGTTCTTTGGGTTCATCATACTTGAAGCAGCACCAGCTGTTCCAAGGAAACGTTGCTTTTCACCAAAGCATACAAGAGCAGGAGTCTCGCGTTTAGATTCATCGTTCAGTACAA from Apium graveolens cultivar Ventura chromosome 5, ASM990537v1, whole genome shotgun sequence includes the following:
- the LOC141723872 gene encoding heat shock 70 kDa protein 14-like, with translation MSVVGFDFGNESGVVAVARQRGIDVVLNDESKRETPALVCFGEKQRFLGTAGAASSMMNPKNTISQIKRLIGRQFSDPELQRDIKSLPFSVTEGPDGYPLINVQYLGERRSFTPTQVLGMVFSDLKIIAEKNLNAAVVDCCIGIPIYFTDLQRRAVLDAATIAGLHPLRLIHETTATALAYGIYKTDLPENDQLNVAFVDIGHASMQVCVAGLKKGQLKILAHAFDRSLGGRDFDEVLFQHFVEKFKTEYKIDVNQNARACLRLRAACEKLKKVLSANPEAPLNIECLMDEKDVRGFIRRDEFEQISIPILERVKKPLEKALSEAGLTVDSIYAVEVVGSGSRVPAIMKILTEFFGKEPRRTMNASECVAKGCALECAILSPTFKVREFQVNESFPFPIALSWKGAAPDAQNGADNQQSTIVFQKGNSIPSVKALTFFKTGTFSVDVHYADVSELQAPAKISTYTIGPFQSTKGERAKVKVKVRLNLHGVVSVESATLLEEEEVEIPVVKESTKMDTDEAPSAAAPSSTTENDVNMEEAKSAADAPASANGAQGDIPVQMETDSKIEVPKKKVKKTDIPLTELVYGGMPSADVQKAVEKEFEMALQDRVMEETKDKKNAVEAYVYDMRNKLHDKYHDFVTGPEREEFTTILQQVEDWLYEDGEDETKGVYVAKLEELKKRGDPVELRYKEHSERGSVIDQLVYCISSYRAAAMSNDSKFDHIEIAEKEKVLNGCVEAEAWLREKQQHQDSLPKHATPVLLSADLRKKAEALDRLCRPIMTKPKPKPAKPATPEVSSPGGNQSNGAENSDDPSKDGSENGPGTEVPLASEEPMETEKPETAA